In the Clostridium sporogenes genome, one interval contains:
- a CDS encoding NADH-quinone oxidoreductase subunit NuoF — protein MDKINSYKELKSYYENYKDLLKSRHTTHEEETAVENKKCERLILVCGGTGCKSADSDKIVENLNAEINKLGIQDEVKVSITGCFGFCEKGPIVKINPDNVFYVKVKPEDAKEIAEKHLLKGEVVQRLLYEEPTLKEKVKRQDEMSFYKKQKRIALRNCGLINPEDIKESIGSEGYLALGKVLSEMTPDELIKLITNSGLRGRGGGGFPTGKKWGFGKMYDSDVKYIICNADEGDPGAFMDRSILEGDPHSIIEAMAIAGYAIGASEGRIYIRAEYPLAVNRLKIAMDQAKEYGLLGETILNTDFNFNIEIKYGAGAFVCGEETALIHSIEGERGEPTYKPPFPAESGLWNKPTVVNNVETLANIPAIINNGADWYRSIGTEKSNGTKVFALAGKINNVGLVEVPMGTTLREIIYDIGGGIKNGKKFKAVQTGGPSGGCIPASLLDIPIDYESLTSIGSMMGSGGMIVMDEDNCMVDIAKFYLEFTVDESCGKCTPCRVGNKRLLETLIKITNGKGSEEDLNKLDELAQIIKDTSLCGLGQTAPNPILSTMRYFMDEYEAHVNEKRCPSGTCKNLLHYEVTDKCIGCTKCAKGCPVSCIIGKVKEKHFINQDKCIKCGNCYSACPVGAIIKK, from the coding sequence ATGGATAAAATTAACTCTTATAAAGAATTAAAAAGCTATTATGAAAACTATAAAGATTTACTTAAAAGTAGACATACCACTCATGAAGAAGAAACAGCAGTAGAAAATAAAAAATGTGAAAGACTTATATTGGTTTGTGGTGGTACTGGATGTAAATCAGCTGATAGTGACAAAATCGTAGAAAATTTAAACGCAGAAATAAACAAATTAGGAATCCAAGATGAAGTAAAGGTTTCTATAACAGGATGTTTTGGATTTTGTGAAAAAGGACCTATAGTTAAAATAAATCCTGATAATGTTTTTTATGTTAAAGTAAAACCAGAAGATGCTAAGGAAATAGCAGAAAAACATTTATTAAAAGGTGAAGTAGTACAGCGATTGCTTTATGAAGAACCAACCCTTAAAGAAAAAGTAAAAAGACAAGATGAAATGTCCTTTTACAAGAAACAAAAGAGAATTGCACTTAGAAATTGTGGTCTTATAAATCCAGAGGATATAAAAGAAAGTATAGGATCAGAAGGATATTTAGCTTTAGGAAAAGTTTTAAGTGAAATGACCCCTGATGAATTAATAAAATTAATAACTAACTCAGGTCTTAGAGGAAGAGGCGGTGGTGGCTTTCCTACAGGCAAAAAATGGGGCTTTGGTAAAATGTATGATAGTGATGTTAAATATATAATCTGTAATGCAGATGAAGGTGATCCAGGTGCTTTTATGGATCGTTCTATATTAGAAGGAGATCCTCATAGCATAATTGAAGCCATGGCTATAGCTGGATATGCTATAGGAGCATCAGAAGGTCGTATATATATAAGAGCAGAGTATCCTTTAGCTGTTAATAGATTAAAAATAGCTATGGATCAAGCTAAAGAATACGGTCTTTTAGGAGAAACTATTTTAAATACAGATTTTAATTTTAATATAGAAATAAAATATGGTGCAGGAGCCTTTGTATGTGGTGAAGAAACTGCATTAATACACTCTATAGAAGGAGAAAGGGGAGAACCTACCTATAAGCCACCATTCCCAGCAGAATCTGGTCTTTGGAATAAGCCAACAGTAGTAAATAATGTAGAAACTTTAGCAAATATACCTGCCATAATAAATAATGGAGCAGATTGGTATAGATCTATAGGTACAGAAAAATCCAATGGTACAAAAGTTTTTGCTCTAGCAGGAAAGATAAATAATGTAGGCTTAGTAGAAGTCCCTATGGGCACTACTTTAAGAGAAATAATATACGATATAGGCGGCGGTATAAAAAACGGTAAAAAATTCAAAGCTGTTCAAACAGGCGGACCTTCTGGTGGATGTATTCCAGCTTCACTTTTAGACATTCCTATAGACTATGAATCATTAACCTCTATTGGTTCTATGATGGGATCTGGCGGAATGATTGTTATGGATGAAGATAATTGTATGGTAGACATAGCAAAATTCTACCTTGAGTTTACAGTAGATGAATCCTGTGGTAAATGTACCCCTTGTAGAGTTGGTAATAAACGACTTTTAGAAACCTTAATAAAGATAACCAATGGGAAAGGTTCAGAAGAAGACTTAAATAAATTAGATGAGTTAGCACAAATAATAAAGGATACATCCTTGTGTGGGTTAGGACAAACTGCACCAAATCCAATATTAAGTACTATGAGATATTTTATGGATGAATACGAAGCTCATGTTAATGAAAAAAGATGTCCATCAGGTACTTGTAAAAACTTACTTCATTATGAAGTTACTGATAAATGTATTGGATGTACTAAATGTGCAAAAGGATGTCCAGTATCTTGTATAATAGGAAAAGTTAAAGAAAAACATTTTATAAATCAAGATAAATGTATTAAATGCGGAAACTGTTATAGTGCCTGTCCAGTTGGTGCTATTATAAAGAAATAG
- a CDS encoding [FeFe] hydrogenase, group A, with product MSLVSLNINGKEVKVENGTSILDAAKLLNINIPTLCNFHLNDNKTENKPGSCRVCVVEVEGRKNLAPACCTPVGEGMVVKTNSIRAIKSRRAIIELLLSDHPKDCLLCEKNTKCELQKLAADMGIREMKYQGEISMYPLDISSYSIVRDMDKCILCRRCIAMCNEVQTVGTLSAIGRGFETVVAPAFSEAIKNTNCTFCGQCVSVCPTGALTEVNNTSKVWDAISQKDKIVIVQTAPAIRAALGEEFGLEPGTAVTGKMVAALRQLGFDKVFDTDFAADLTIMEEASEFIHRLEHGGTLPMLTSCCPGWIKFFEHNFNDLMDIPSSCKSPQQMFGSIAKSYLAEKMEIDPKDIIVVSVMPCLAKKYEAKREEMKRNGIADVDIVISTRELAKMIIEAGIDFNSLQEEEFDNPLGESTGASVIFGTTGGVMEAALRTAYEWVTKDTLKDVEFIGVRGEEGIREATINIKDTEVKVAIASGLGNARKLLNDIRDGKSKYHMIEIMACPSGCVDGGGQPYIYGNTSILKKRTESLYKEDRNKQIRKSHENPYIKKLYEEYLGEPYGEKAHELLHTKYRVR from the coding sequence ATGAGTTTAGTAAGTTTAAATATAAATGGTAAAGAAGTTAAAGTAGAAAATGGAACTAGCATATTAGATGCGGCCAAACTTTTAAATATAAATATACCAACTCTATGTAATTTTCATCTTAACGATAATAAAACAGAAAATAAACCTGGTTCTTGTAGGGTTTGTGTAGTAGAAGTAGAAGGGAGAAAAAATTTAGCACCAGCCTGTTGTACCCCTGTAGGGGAAGGAATGGTAGTAAAAACTAATTCCATAAGAGCTATAAAATCTAGAAGAGCCATAATAGAACTACTTTTATCTGATCATCCAAAAGACTGTTTACTTTGCGAGAAAAATACAAAGTGTGAACTACAAAAATTAGCTGCAGATATGGGAATAAGAGAAATGAAATATCAAGGTGAAATATCCATGTATCCTTTAGATATTTCTAGTTATTCCATAGTTAGAGATATGGATAAATGTATACTTTGTAGAAGATGTATAGCTATGTGTAATGAAGTCCAAACTGTAGGAACTCTATCTGCTATAGGAAGAGGTTTTGAAACTGTAGTAGCTCCAGCCTTTTCCGAAGCTATAAAAAATACTAATTGTACCTTCTGTGGACAATGTGTTTCTGTCTGTCCAACTGGTGCTTTAACAGAAGTTAATAATACAAGTAAAGTTTGGGATGCAATATCACAAAAGGATAAAATTGTTATTGTACAAACTGCTCCAGCTATTAGAGCTGCTTTAGGTGAAGAGTTTGGATTAGAACCTGGAACAGCTGTTACTGGGAAAATGGTAGCAGCCCTTCGTCAATTAGGTTTTGATAAAGTTTTTGATACAGATTTTGCAGCAGACTTAACTATTATGGAAGAAGCTTCAGAATTTATTCATAGACTAGAACATGGTGGAACACTTCCCATGCTCACAAGTTGTTGCCCAGGATGGATAAAATTTTTTGAACACAACTTTAATGATTTGATGGATATACCATCTAGTTGTAAATCACCTCAACAAATGTTTGGATCCATAGCTAAAAGCTATTTAGCTGAAAAAATGGAAATAGACCCTAAAGATATTATAGTAGTATCTGTAATGCCTTGTCTTGCTAAAAAGTATGAAGCAAAAAGAGAAGAAATGAAAAGAAATGGAATTGCTGATGTTGATATTGTTATAAGTACAAGAGAATTGGCTAAAATGATAATAGAAGCAGGTATAGATTTTAATTCACTACAAGAAGAAGAGTTTGATAATCCATTGGGTGAATCTACAGGAGCTTCAGTAATTTTCGGAACTACCGGTGGTGTTATGGAAGCAGCTTTAAGAACTGCCTATGAATGGGTTACTAAAGATACCTTAAAAGATGTAGAGTTTATAGGTGTCCGCGGTGAAGAGGGCATAAGAGAAGCTACAATAAACATAAAAGATACAGAAGTTAAAGTAGCCATAGCTAGTGGATTAGGCAATGCTAGAAAACTCTTAAATGATATAAGAGATGGAAAATCTAAATATCATATGATAGAAATCATGGCTTGTCCCTCAGGATGTGTAGATGGTGGTGGTCAACCTTATATTTATGGTAATACAAGTATATTGAAAAAAAGAACAGAATCCCTATATAAAGAAGATAGAAATAAGCAAATAAGAAAATCCCACGAAAACCCATATATAAAGAAGCTTTATGAAGAATATTTAGGAGAGCCTTATGGTGAAAAAGCTCATGAACTTCTTCATACTAAATATAGAGTTAGATAG
- a CDS encoding ATP-binding cassette domain-containing protein, which yields MSILTVKDISHGFGDRAIFEEVSFRLLKGEHVGLIGANGEGKSTFMNIITGKLMPDEGKIQWSKDVRVGYMDQHANLTKGKSIREVLREAFDYLFNLEKEMNDLYMKMGDVSQEEMEKMLNRTATIQDMLDNNDFYIIDAKIEEVARGLGIADIGLDKDVSDLSGGQRTKILLAKLLLENPDILLLDEPTNYLDEDHIAWLKNYLKNYENAFILISHDIPFLNEVINLIYHVENKRLTRYVGDYYEFRRIYEENKKRLEVAYERQQAEISKLEDFIARNKARVATVGMARSRQKQLDKIDKIELTKEKPKPEFNFKQARASGKVIFETKDLVIGYDSPLTKPLNIKMERGQKIALVGANGLGKTTLLKSLLGSIKPLEGEATLGDYQYIGYFEQEERESNYNTCIEEVWKEFPVFTQYEIRSALAKCGLTTKQLESKIVVLSGGEAAKVRLCKILNRETNILILDEPTNHLDVEAKEELKRALKEYKGSILLVCHEKEFYEDIVTETWNCESWTTKIV from the coding sequence ATGAGTATACTAACAGTTAAGGATATTAGTCATGGATTTGGAGACAGAGCTATTTTTGAGGAAGTATCCTTTAGACTTTTAAAAGGAGAACATGTAGGACTTATTGGAGCTAATGGAGAAGGTAAGTCTACATTTATGAATATAATAACAGGAAAGCTGATGCCAGACGAGGGTAAAATTCAATGGTCAAAAGACGTTAGAGTAGGATATATGGATCAGCATGCTAATCTTACAAAAGGAAAATCCATTAGAGAGGTTTTAAGAGAAGCTTTTGATTATCTATTTAATCTAGAAAAAGAAATGAATGATTTATATATGAAAATGGGGGATGTATCCCAAGAAGAAATGGAAAAAATGTTAAATAGAACAGCTACTATACAAGATATGTTAGACAATAATGACTTTTATATAATAGATGCTAAAATAGAAGAGGTAGCAAGAGGCCTTGGTATTGCTGATATAGGTTTAGATAAGGATGTATCAGATTTATCAGGAGGACAAAGAACAAAAATACTTTTAGCAAAACTTCTTTTAGAAAATCCAGATATATTACTTTTAGATGAGCCTACAAATTATTTAGATGAAGATCATATAGCATGGCTTAAAAATTATCTTAAAAACTATGAAAATGCTTTTATTTTGATATCCCATGATATACCATTTTTAAATGAAGTAATAAATTTAATTTATCATGTAGAAAATAAAAGGCTCACTCGTTATGTAGGAGATTATTATGAATTTAGAAGAATATATGAAGAAAATAAAAAAAGACTAGAAGTAGCTTATGAAAGACAACAAGCAGAAATATCAAAATTAGAAGATTTTATAGCAAGAAACAAAGCAAGAGTTGCTACAGTTGGTATGGCAAGATCTAGGCAAAAGCAATTAGACAAAATAGATAAAATAGAATTAACAAAGGAAAAGCCAAAGCCAGAATTTAATTTTAAACAAGCTAGAGCCTCTGGAAAAGTTATATTTGAAACTAAAGATTTAGTTATAGGTTATGACTCACCTTTAACAAAACCTTTAAATATAAAAATGGAAAGAGGCCAAAAGATAGCCTTAGTAGGAGCAAACGGTCTTGGAAAAACTACATTATTAAAAAGTTTATTAGGAAGCATAAAACCATTAGAAGGGGAAGCTACCCTAGGAGATTATCAATACATAGGATATTTTGAACAAGAAGAAAGGGAATCTAATTATAATACCTGTATAGAAGAAGTATGGAAAGAGTTCCCTGTATTTACTCAATATGAAATAAGATCAGCCCTTGCAAAATGCGGATTAACAACTAAACAATTAGAATCTAAAATAGTAGTATTATCTGGTGGAGAAGCAGCAAAAGTAAGACTTTGTAAAATTCTAAATAGAGAAACTAATATACTAATACTAGACGAACCTACTAATCACTTAGATGTAGAAGCAAAAGAAGAATTAAAAAGAGCATTAAAAGAATATAAAGGCTCTATACTATTAGTTTGCCACGAAAAAGAATTTTATGAAGATATAGTAACAGAAACTTGGAATTGTGAGAGCTGGACAACTAAAATTGTTTAA
- a CDS encoding conjugal transfer protein TraX: MKLDSFKLKIIAMILMVLDHLPKAFNNTPIWFGWLGRLVAPIFFFFVAEGFFHTKSKRKYLGRLFGWGAIMFSGSSILNYALPGKEMLRNNIFLSLGLSVLLMCIIDYTRKSKNYKFGIPLAIIVGILALFTEASFDGVLMTLVFYFFRYDKIKLSIGYVFISLFELIMVSGEGLTYVNLFVLNYQWLMIFALPLILMYDGERGLNNKFIKYMFYTFYPIHLWIITIISHFLK; the protein is encoded by the coding sequence ATGAAATTAGATAGTTTTAAATTAAAAATTATAGCAATGATACTTATGGTTTTAGATCATCTACCTAAAGCTTTTAATAATACTCCAATATGGTTTGGATGGCTTGGTAGATTGGTAGCTCCTATATTTTTCTTTTTTGTAGCAGAAGGATTTTTTCACACAAAAAGTAAAAGAAAATATTTAGGGAGGTTATTTGGATGGGGTGCAATTATGTTTTCAGGATCATCTATATTAAATTATGCCCTACCAGGCAAGGAAATGTTGAGAAATAATATATTTTTATCATTAGGACTATCAGTTCTTTTGATGTGTATTATTGATTATACTAGAAAAAGTAAAAATTATAAGTTTGGTATCCCACTAGCTATTATAGTAGGTATATTAGCTTTATTTACAGAAGCCAGTTTTGATGGAGTATTAATGACTTTAGTTTTTTACTTCTTTAGATATGATAAAATTAAATTATCTATTGGATACGTTTTTATTTCGTTGTTTGAGCTTATTATGGTTAGTGGTGAAGGATTAACTTATGTAAATTTATTTGTGTTAAATTACCAATGGTTAATGATTTTTGCTCTTCCACTTATTCTTATGTATGATGGTGAAAGAGGACTAAATAACAAATTTATAAAATACATGTTTTATACTTTTTATCCTATACACTTATGGATAATTACTATAATATCTCATTTTTTAAAGTAA
- a CDS encoding 4Fe-4S binding protein, producing MDYINFKKANCKNCYKCLRSCPVKAIKFKNHQAKIEIERCILCSRCVLVCPQNARKVIDYLDKVKNALDEKKKIVVSMAPSFMGNFNVSHGKIVASLKALGIKYVEETALGADMTTKLYENFLKENKQDYYITTACPSVNLLVEKYYPELVKYMLPLMSPMACHGKILKKVYGEDSFTLFIGPCTAKKAEHENYDFENSIDAILTYEEYLNLLKEYNISMENLEPVEFDNRSSKLGSYYPIVGGIIGNLKDELKDKNIKSFYVDGVYACMDIFESIKKGHIKNSFIEVSACVGSCIGGPEVITNNHEYYNKLEKVQNYIKGRQCCTESYESKKDKESGLKSFDLKFNRSFVDKSINKEIKHEDQINNILKSMGKYSKEDELNCGVCGYNTCIDKANAILEGMAEPEMCLHFMRSKAENISNIIFENTVNCIIMVDYNLNIIEINPAAEKTFMLEKNLVKNKPIKFLINEEDFIEVKKSKNNILGKKITITNYGLVFIESIIFIEKQNIFLLSLTDITEKEQSKEKLKTLKESSFRAAEEVIEKQMRVAQEIASLLGETTAETKITLTNLKRIVESSDEN from the coding sequence ATGGATTATATAAATTTTAAAAAAGCTAATTGTAAAAATTGCTATAAATGTTTAAGAAGTTGTCCTGTAAAGGCTATAAAATTTAAAAATCATCAAGCAAAAATAGAAATAGAAAGATGTATTTTATGTAGTCGTTGTGTTTTAGTATGTCCTCAAAATGCACGAAAAGTGATTGATTACTTGGATAAGGTAAAAAATGCTTTAGATGAAAAGAAAAAAATAGTAGTCTCAATGGCTCCTTCTTTCATGGGGAATTTTAATGTATCCCATGGTAAAATAGTAGCTTCGCTAAAAGCTTTAGGAATAAAATATGTAGAAGAAACTGCTTTAGGTGCAGATATGACTACTAAATTATATGAAAACTTTTTAAAAGAAAATAAACAAGATTATTATATTACTACAGCGTGTCCTTCTGTAAATCTTCTTGTTGAAAAATATTATCCAGAATTAGTTAAATATATGTTACCTCTTATGTCACCTATGGCTTGCCATGGAAAAATATTAAAAAAAGTATATGGAGAAGATTCTTTTACGTTATTCATAGGACCTTGTACCGCAAAAAAAGCTGAGCATGAAAATTATGATTTTGAAAATAGTATAGATGCTATTTTAACCTATGAAGAATACTTGAATTTATTAAAAGAATATAATATAAGCATGGAAAATTTAGAGCCTGTAGAGTTTGATAATAGATCTTCAAAATTAGGAAGTTATTACCCTATTGTTGGAGGAATTATTGGTAATTTAAAGGATGAATTAAAGGATAAAAATATAAAATCTTTTTATGTAGATGGAGTATATGCCTGTATGGATATTTTTGAAAGCATAAAAAAGGGACATATAAAGAATTCTTTTATAGAAGTTAGTGCCTGTGTGGGGAGTTGTATAGGTGGTCCCGAAGTTATAACTAACAATCATGAATATTATAATAAGTTAGAAAAGGTTCAAAATTATATTAAGGGTAGACAGTGTTGTACAGAATCCTATGAGAGTAAAAAAGATAAAGAAAGTGGTTTAAAAAGTTTTGATTTAAAATTTAATAGAAGTTTTGTAGATAAATCTATTAATAAAGAAATCAAACATGAAGATCAGATAAATAATATCTTAAAGTCTATGGGTAAATACAGCAAAGAGGATGAACTTAATTGTGGTGTATGTGGATATAATACCTGTATAGACAAAGCTAACGCTATTTTAGAAGGTATGGCCGAACCAGAGATGTGTCTCCACTTTATGAGAAGTAAGGCTGAAAATATATCAAATATAATTTTTGAAAACACAGTTAATTGTATAATAATGGTGGACTATAATCTTAATATAATAGAAATAAACCCTGCTGCTGAAAAAACCTTTATGTTAGAGAAAAACTTAGTTAAAAATAAGCCTATAAAATTTTTAATAAATGAAGAAGATTTTATTGAAGTTAAGAAAAGCAAAAATAATATTTTAGGTAAAAAAATTACTATTACTAATTATGGATTAGTATTTATAGAAAGTATTATTTTTATAGAAAAGCAAAATATTTTTCTTTTATCTTTAACCGATATAACAGAAAAAGAGCAAAGTAAAGAGAAACTAAAAACACTTAAGGAAAGTTCTTTTAGGGCAGCAGAAGAAGTAATAGAAAAACAAATGAGAGTAGCCCAAGAAATTGCTAGTCTTTTGGGAGAAACTACTGCAGAAACTAAAATAACTTTAACAAATTTAAAAAGAATAGTAGAATCTTCAGATGAAAATTAA
- a CDS encoding serine/threonine-protein phosphatase, with amino-acid sequence MSLFVEVASHSLNKYGEELCGDMVEVVRLSDCTIIVLADGLGSGVKANILSTLTSKIAATMLKEGANLYDTVDTIVNTLPICKVRNIAYSTFTLIKIYNNGDAYIAEYDSPPIFIIRNNKYLDFPKKEIIIDSKRVLESNIKLKPGDLLTVVSDGVIHAGLGEILNLGWQWENVKDYLERRSYQNMSTQFIAKDLLEVCFDLYDGKPGDDTTVVSVGIKKPVYVDLFTGPPKDKSKDKYVIEQLMKGNGKKVICGGTAANIVQRELNRELKVNLDLINTDLPPTATMEGIDLITEGVLTLSCALDMIKSYSDPFYKLEENKLILKKDAASLLVKVLMECTHLNIWVGSAMNPAHQNPNLPIDLSIKLKLVEELSEYMKNLGKIVTVNSI; translated from the coding sequence ATGAGTTTATTTGTAGAAGTAGCTTCTCATAGTCTAAATAAATATGGTGAAGAACTATGTGGAGATATGGTAGAGGTTGTACGGCTTTCAGATTGCACCATAATAGTATTAGCAGATGGATTAGGTAGTGGAGTGAAAGCTAATATATTATCTACTTTAACATCTAAAATAGCAGCTACTATGCTTAAAGAAGGTGCAAATTTATATGATACAGTGGATACTATAGTTAATACTTTACCTATATGCAAAGTAAGAAACATAGCCTATTCCACCTTTACTTTAATAAAAATATATAATAATGGAGATGCCTATATTGCAGAGTATGATAGTCCCCCGATATTTATTATAAGAAACAATAAATATTTAGATTTTCCTAAAAAAGAAATAATAATAGACTCTAAAAGAGTTTTAGAAAGTAATATAAAATTAAAGCCTGGAGATTTGCTTACTGTAGTAAGTGATGGAGTTATTCATGCAGGTTTAGGTGAAATACTTAATTTAGGTTGGCAATGGGAAAATGTTAAAGACTACTTAGAAAGAAGATCTTATCAAAATATGTCTACTCAGTTTATTGCAAAGGACCTATTAGAAGTATGTTTTGATCTTTATGATGGAAAGCCTGGGGATGATACGACGGTAGTTTCTGTAGGTATAAAAAAGCCAGTATATGTGGATTTATTTACAGGTCCTCCTAAGGATAAATCTAAAGATAAATATGTTATAGAACAATTAATGAAAGGTAATGGGAAAAAAGTAATTTGTGGAGGGACTGCGGCTAATATAGTTCAGAGAGAATTAAATAGAGAATTAAAGGTGAATCTTGATCTTATCAATACTGATCTTCCCCCTACTGCTACCATGGAAGGCATAGATTTAATTACAGAAGGAGTTCTCACATTAAGCTGTGCATTGGATATGATTAAAAGTTATTCTGACCCATTTTATAAATTGGAAGAAAATAAATTAATATTGAAAAAAGATGCAGCCTCTTTGTTGGTTAAAGTATTAATGGAATGCACTCATTTAAATATATGGGTTGGCAGTGCTATGAATCCTGCTCATCAAAATCCAAACTTACCCATAGATTTAAGTATAAAATTAAAATTGGTAGAAGAATTATCAGAATATATGAAAAACTTAGGTAAAATTGTTACTGTAAATTCAATATAA
- a CDS encoding 4Fe-4S binding protein, producing the protein MNYIDISGLNCKNCYKCLRACPVKAIKFKNEKAEIVEERCISCGRCLVICPQNAKKDKPDIKHVKEAIRSGKKVVASVSSVFAGVFNVEEGKIVSALRGLGFCYVEETALGGEIVTELYKDYVETTKFKNYITTSCPSIVNLIEKYFPSLIKYMIPISSSMTAHGKILKEIWDKDAFVVFIGPCIAKKTESDSYKREKIVDAVINFDELKTWFKEWNIDLNSMPVGEFDRNAYKKTRSFTLSGGIINSMGNVIENNNLIPMSVSGIEESIQVLKSIEIGEISNAFLEITTCRGNCVGGPNMIKNEVSYYTRLNKVKNYIKNRDTSNTIRLFSVPDNIDFSTSFKDSHFEKKKASRKELLKIMKSMGKHTKEDELNCGVCGYNTCIEKAQAIYEGMAETNMCLHFMRNKAENLTNVIFENTVNCIFILDENMNVKEINPAAEEVFMIKAKDIKDKPISLLINDEDFKYVRETGKSIIGKKVHYHKYNVIFIKTIVYMPKQDIVMVSMMDITKEEENKKELLKVKEQTIDTAHEVIKKQMRVAQEIASLLGETTAETKITLTKLKQVVEGDKSDIK; encoded by the coding sequence ATGAATTATATAGATATATCCGGATTAAACTGCAAAAACTGTTATAAATGTTTAAGAGCTTGTCCGGTAAAAGCCATTAAATTTAAAAATGAGAAAGCAGAAATAGTTGAAGAAAGATGTATATCCTGTGGAAGATGTCTTGTTATTTGTCCCCAAAATGCTAAAAAGGATAAACCAGACATAAAACATGTAAAAGAAGCTATAAGATCTGGGAAGAAAGTTGTGGCTAGTGTTTCTTCAGTATTTGCAGGTGTATTTAATGTTGAGGAAGGCAAGATAGTTTCTGCCTTAAGAGGATTAGGATTTTGTTATGTAGAGGAAACAGCCCTTGGTGGAGAAATTGTTACTGAATTATATAAGGACTATGTAGAAACAACTAAATTTAAAAATTATATTACAACATCCTGCCCTTCTATTGTTAATTTAATAGAAAAATATTTTCCTTCTCTTATAAAATATATGATACCTATTTCCTCTTCTATGACAGCTCATGGGAAAATATTAAAGGAAATTTGGGATAAGGATGCTTTTGTAGTATTTATAGGTCCTTGTATAGCTAAAAAGACAGAATCAGATAGTTATAAAAGAGAAAAAATTGTAGATGCTGTTATAAATTTTGATGAATTGAAAACTTGGTTTAAAGAGTGGAATATAGATTTAAATTCTATGCCTGTAGGAGAATTTGATAGAAATGCCTACAAAAAAACTCGCTCTTTTACTTTAAGTGGTGGAATAATAAATTCTATGGGGAATGTAATAGAAAATAATAATTTAATCCCTATGTCAGTAAGTGGAATTGAAGAATCTATTCAAGTACTGAAGAGTATAGAAATAGGAGAAATATCTAATGCCTTTTTAGAAATTACCACCTGCAGAGGTAATTGTGTAGGTGGCCCTAACATGATTAAAAATGAAGTTTCTTACTACACAAGATTAAATAAAGTTAAGAATTATATAAAAAATAGAGATACTAGCAATACAATAAGATTATTTTCTGTGCCAGATAATATTGATTTTTCAACATCTTTTAAAGATTCACATTTTGAAAAGAAAAAGGCCTCCAGAAAAGAACTTCTAAAGATAATGAAAAGTATGGGTAAACATACAAAAGAGGATGAGCTTAATTGTGGAGTATGCGGCTATAACACTTGCATAGAAAAAGCTCAAGCTATTTATGAGGGAATGGCAGAAACCAATATGTGTCTTCATTTTATGAGAAATAAAGCTGAAAATTTGACTAATGTAATTTTCGAAAATACAGTTAATTGCATTTTTATTCTAGATGAGAACATGAATGTAAAAGAAATAAATCCTGCCGCTGAAGAAGTTTTTATGATAAAAGCTAAAGATATAAAAGACAAGCCTATATCCCTATTAATTAATGATGAAGATTTTAAATATGTTAGAGAAACAGGAAAAAGCATTATAGGTAAAAAGGTACATTATCATAAATACAATGTAATTTTTATTAAAACTATAGTTTATATGCCAAAGCAAGATATAGTTATGGTATCTATGATGGATATTACAAAAGAAGAAGAAAATAAAAAAGAACTATTAAAAGTGAAAGAGCAAACCATAGATACAGCTCATGAAGTAATAAAAAAACAAATGAGAGTAGCTCAAGAAATAGCTAGTCTTCTTGGCGAAACTACTGCAGAAACTAAAATTACCTTAACTAAATTAAAACAAGTGGTGGAAGGAGATAAAAGTGATATAAAATGA
- a CDS encoding (2Fe-2S) ferredoxin domain-containing protein: protein MLTINICVGSACHLKGSYKVINSIQNFIEKNNLKDKVEIKGSFCLGHCTEGVSVKVKDQIYSVNEENTEEFFNNVILRNI from the coding sequence ATGTTAACAATAAACATTTGTGTGGGAAGTGCTTGTCATTTAAAAGGTTCTTATAAAGTAATAAATTCTATTCAAAACTTTATAGAGAAAAATAATCTAAAGGATAAAGTAGAAATAAAAGGTTCTTTTTGTTTAGGCCATTGTACTGAGGGTGTTTCTGTAAAGGTTAAGGATCAAATTTATTCTGTAAATGAAGAAAATACAGAAGAATTTTTTAATAATGTGATACTTAGGAATATATAG